The following proteins come from a genomic window of Halorussus halophilus:
- a CDS encoding ornithine cyclodeaminase codes for MTAARTVELEGHIIDSGMMERCFGVVMELDGDFDVEVFDVGKHKDAESYCRMTVSADDEETLKSILHELNQNGAHLTNPPNVTLKRAPADQVVPQGFYSTTNHPTQIRYDDEWVEVENIEMDCAIVVEPEGGKGRDAPRAYTKVLNAIEEDDLVVTDEAGVRVDPPERPRGSSGPFGFMQGGVSSERPSESTIREIADSIVETKEEGGKILAVTGPALIHSGAGDALARLVREGYVDMLSTGNGFAVHDIERGLYGTSLGMDVETMEHPRKGHKHHIYTISEVIRAGGIEEAVEAGHIEEGVMYECVANDVPYVVAGSIRDDGPLPDTITDAVEAQNAIREQAHEADMVLMLSTLLHSVAVGNCLPSTTRVVCVDINPATVTQLLDRGSAQAIGMVTDVGTFVPTLADEILG; via the coding sequence ATGACAGCAGCACGCACAGTCGAGTTGGAGGGCCACATCATCGATTCGGGGATGATGGAACGATGCTTCGGCGTGGTGATGGAACTCGACGGCGACTTCGACGTGGAGGTGTTCGACGTCGGGAAGCACAAAGACGCCGAGTCGTACTGCCGGATGACGGTCTCGGCCGACGACGAGGAGACGCTGAAGTCGATTCTGCACGAACTCAACCAGAACGGTGCCCACCTCACGAACCCGCCGAACGTCACCCTGAAACGGGCACCCGCAGACCAGGTCGTCCCGCAAGGGTTCTACTCCACGACGAACCACCCGACCCAGATTCGCTACGACGACGAGTGGGTCGAGGTCGAGAATATCGAGATGGACTGCGCCATCGTCGTGGAACCGGAGGGAGGAAAAGGGAGAGACGCCCCGCGAGCCTACACCAAAGTCCTAAACGCCATCGAAGAAGACGACCTCGTCGTGACCGACGAGGCGGGCGTGCGCGTAGACCCGCCGGAGCGACCCCGTGGGTCCAGTGGCCCGTTCGGGTTCATGCAGGGCGGCGTGTCGAGCGAGCGCCCGTCCGAATCGACGATTCGGGAGATTGCCGACTCGATTGTCGAGACGAAAGAGGAAGGGGGCAAGATTCTCGCCGTGACGGGGCCTGCGCTCATTCACTCGGGCGCTGGCGACGCTCTCGCACGACTCGTTCGCGAGGGGTACGTAGACATGCTCAGCACGGGCAACGGTTTCGCCGTCCACGACATCGAACGCGGCCTGTACGGCACCTCTCTCGGGATGGACGTGGAGACGATGGAACACCCGCGGAAAGGCCACAAGCACCACATCTACACCATCAGCGAGGTGATTCGCGCAGGCGGCATCGAGGAAGCAGTCGAAGCGGGCCACATCGAGGAGGGTGTGATGTACGAGTGCGTCGCGAACGACGTGCCGTACGTCGTCGCAGGGTCAATACGAGACGACGGGCCGCTTCCAGACACCATCACGGACGCGGTGGAAGCCCAGAACGCCATCCGCGAACAGGCCCACGAGGCAGACATGGTGCTGATGCTCTCGACGCTGTTGCACTCGGTCGCCGTCGGCAACTGTCTCCCTTCGACGACGCGAGTCGTCTGCGTCGATATCAACCCCGCGACCGTGACCCAACTGCTCGACCGCGGCAGCGCCCAAGCTATCGGAATGGTGACAGACGTGGGGACGTTCGTGCCGACGCTCGCGGACGAAATTCTTGGGTGA
- a CDS encoding ATP-binding response regulator — translation MDRGSSVTEYRVLYVDDRPELVELAQLYLEREDPRLTVDTAETVEDGLELLEERSYDVVVSDYQMPEMDGLEFLETLRGERNCEIPFIVFTGRGREEVAIEALNLGANRYLQKGGDPSSQYGVLAQAIEQEVEHHRSELARRESERRYESLFENNPIVFWVEDFSEMKAYADQLADDTEDLESYFEEHPDEVKVLLDKVDILDVNENALDYYGAETKQELMENIEQMFTEESYEANKSLMLNVANGETHFRTESVSKTLDGERKHEILEVNVPDAYADDYSRVYLTAMEITDRKATEDREAFLHSLLRHDLRNKQQLVAGYLEEIAEQDLDTETTKRLQMARRELDQCNSIIDNVDTLLRADDFDPCVEDGHERDRLLETVVERHRELAAKNGIEIDRIDGPSVSGGPLLEELFSNLVANAITHSEGTTVEISSRTQNGNVVVTVEDDGVGIPAERRERVLERGEKMGRNAGSGLGLHLVEEIARQHGGHVEVGESDLGGARFDVHVPQ, via the coding sequence ATGGATCGGGGGAGTAGCGTGACCGAGTATCGGGTACTGTACGTAGACGACAGGCCGGAGTTAGTCGAGTTGGCGCAGTTGTATCTCGAACGAGAGGACCCTCGCCTCACGGTCGATACCGCCGAGACAGTCGAAGACGGACTCGAACTACTCGAAGAGCGTTCGTACGACGTGGTCGTCTCGGACTACCAGATGCCCGAGATGGACGGTCTGGAGTTTCTAGAGACGCTCCGCGGTGAGCGAAACTGTGAAATCCCGTTCATCGTGTTCACCGGCAGAGGACGCGAAGAGGTCGCTATCGAGGCGCTCAACCTCGGCGCGAACCGCTACCTCCAGAAAGGTGGCGACCCCTCCTCCCAGTACGGGGTGTTGGCCCAAGCTATCGAACAAGAGGTCGAGCATCACCGGTCGGAACTCGCTCGACGGGAGTCCGAACGGCGATACGAATCGCTGTTCGAGAACAATCCCATCGTCTTCTGGGTCGAAGACTTCTCGGAGATGAAGGCGTACGCGGACCAACTCGCGGACGACACCGAGGACTTGGAGTCGTACTTCGAGGAGCACCCAGACGAGGTGAAGGTTCTGCTCGACAAAGTGGATATCCTCGACGTCAACGAGAACGCGCTGGACTACTACGGGGCCGAGACGAAGCAGGAACTGATGGAGAACATCGAGCAGATGTTCACCGAAGAGTCCTACGAGGCGAACAAGTCGCTGATGCTCAACGTCGCCAACGGAGAGACCCACTTCAGAACCGAGTCGGTGTCGAAGACGCTCGACGGCGAGCGGAAACACGAGATTCTCGAAGTGAACGTGCCGGACGCGTACGCCGACGACTATTCGCGGGTGTATCTCACGGCGATGGAGATTACCGACCGGAAGGCCACCGAAGACCGCGAGGCGTTCCTCCACTCGCTGTTGCGCCACGACCTCCGAAACAAACAGCAACTCGTGGCGGGCTACCTCGAAGAGATAGCCGAGCAGGACCTCGATACGGAGACGACCAAACGACTCCAGATGGCCAGAAGAGAACTCGACCAGTGTAACTCCATCATCGACAACGTCGATACGCTGTTGCGTGCCGACGACTTCGACCCGTGCGTCGAGGACGGCCACGAGCGCGACAGACTCCTCGAAACCGTCGTCGAGCGACACCGCGAACTCGCGGCGAAGAACGGCATCGAAATCGACCGTATCGACGGGCCGTCGGTCTCCGGCGGACCGCTCCTCGAAGAACTCTTCTCGAACTTGGTCGCCAACGCCATCACGCACTCCGAGGGGACGACAGTCGAAATCTCTAGTCGCACTCAGAACGGCAACGTTGTCGTTACCGTCGAAGACGACGGCGTCGGCATCCCTGCCGAGCGGCGAGAACGAGTGTTAGAACGCGGGGAGAAGATGGGTCGAAACGCCGGGTCGGGACTCGGCCTCCACCTCGTCGAGGAAATCGCTCGCCAACACGGTGGGCACGTCGAAGTCGGCGAGTCGGACCTCGGCGGTGCCAGATTCGACGTGCACGTTCCGCAGTGA
- a CDS encoding sensor histidine kinase: MGTHVNYWGLVVAGIGFFLTRFTVTLAIYEEPLNFYLAGVVPLVLGLGLAAFGVALAVADVERSLVRTTALWCVAGAGTMLVLVLLTLLGSTTGGLPDVAGMRSQTYLSNFLIGGSVGGTLTGLYASRNRRQRGELRHQANRLEVLNRLLRHEILNSVTVIRGYGSLGADANQKAADVIERRSDAIEETIEEVNYLTQSAGSTELSGGVVEVEACLEASVEAVREQYPDANVALDLESETLAVRANERLEQVFTHLLENAVAYSADKKSEDERPDSSDTAAVEVSVSATANRVSVSVSDDGPGLPESQQVLLETGDIDKFDNPDVGFGLNVVRLLVESYQGSIETEVDDSGTTITVVLPRARIDGTDADVRPVPATLTGVRPAIPNLVVTLGAAILAGVVYGLVAELLGGSIGIIGVLYGVESTVVGWLTHEFHSAVFGFVFAGLLSLAPPAYRTRLSAHVAIGLAWGLFLWFVAAGFVSAVWLRLVGIPAPLPNLSMLTLVSHVAWGVSLGALTAMGYEYGTPWLAVLGNRLRGRTERSTAR, encoded by the coding sequence ATGGGCACACACGTCAACTACTGGGGACTCGTCGTCGCGGGAATCGGGTTCTTCCTCACGCGATTCACCGTCACGCTCGCCATCTACGAAGAACCGCTCAACTTCTACCTCGCGGGCGTCGTGCCGCTGGTACTCGGACTCGGACTGGCGGCGTTCGGCGTGGCGTTGGCCGTCGCAGACGTCGAACGCTCGCTGGTCCGGACGACGGCGCTCTGGTGTGTCGCGGGTGCCGGGACGATGTTGGTCCTCGTACTGCTCACGCTACTTGGTTCGACGACCGGTGGTCTCCCCGACGTTGCGGGGATGCGCTCGCAGACCTACCTCTCGAACTTCCTCATCGGTGGGAGCGTCGGCGGCACGCTGACCGGACTGTACGCCTCGCGCAACCGCCGCCAGCGGGGCGAACTCCGCCACCAGGCGAACCGACTCGAAGTCCTGAACCGGTTGCTCCGCCACGAGATACTCAACTCCGTCACGGTGATTCGTGGGTACGGGTCGCTCGGTGCGGACGCGAATCAGAAGGCCGCGGACGTCATCGAACGGCGCTCGGACGCCATCGAAGAGACTATCGAAGAAGTGAACTACCTCACCCAGAGCGCGGGGAGTACCGAACTGTCGGGGGGTGTCGTCGAAGTTGAAGCCTGTCTGGAAGCGAGCGTCGAAGCCGTGCGCGAGCAGTATCCGGACGCGAACGTCGCGCTCGATTTAGAGTCGGAAACGCTGGCCGTGCGCGCCAACGAACGACTTGAGCAGGTCTTCACTCATCTGTTGGAAAACGCCGTCGCTTACTCCGCGGACAAGAAGTCAGAGGACGAACGGCCAGACAGTTCGGACACAGCGGCGGTCGAAGTGTCTGTGTCGGCGACGGCGAACAGGGTCAGCGTGAGCGTGAGCGACGACGGCCCCGGGCTTCCCGAGAGTCAACAGGTGCTCCTCGAAACCGGCGACATCGACAAGTTCGACAACCCGGACGTGGGGTTCGGCCTGAACGTCGTTCGACTGCTCGTGGAGAGCTATCAGGGTTCGATAGAGACCGAGGTGGACGACTCGGGAACGACGATTACGGTCGTCCTACCCCGGGCGAGAATCGACGGCACCGACGCCGACGTGCGGCCGGTTCCGGCGACCCTCACCGGCGTCCGCCCGGCCATCCCGAATCTCGTCGTCACGCTCGGTGCGGCGATACTCGCGGGCGTCGTCTACGGTCTCGTGGCCGAACTTCTCGGTGGCTCCATCGGAATCATCGGCGTGCTGTACGGCGTCGAGAGTACCGTCGTCGGCTGGCTCACCCACGAGTTCCACAGCGCCGTCTTCGGATTCGTCTTCGCCGGACTACTCTCGCTGGCCCCGCCAGCGTACCGAACCCGACTCTCCGCGCACGTTGCCATCGGTCTCGCGTGGGGACTCTTCCTCTGGTTCGTCGCCGCCGGGTTCGTCTCGGCGGTCTGGTTGCGACTCGTCGGGATTCCAGCACCGCTTCCGAACCTCTCGATGCTCACGCTCGTGAGCCACGTCGCGTGGGGCGTCTCACTCGGTGCGCTCACGGCGATGGGTTACGAGTACGGGACGCCGTGGCTAGCGGTTCTGGGCAATCGGCTCCGCGGAAGAACCGAGCGTTCGACCGCTCGCTAA
- a CDS encoding MATE family efflux transporter, translated as MSRLPNPVRGLIHAIGLLLVRLGLLDPEHERRTTELAWPRILTGVARMSKSAVDVAMVGAAVGPVAIAGVGFATPYWGVAFSLGGGFAGGTIALVSQSYGAEAREELEQAIRSSVALVLVVTLPVAVLFWAFPTELVAVMTDDPETVALGAEYLQIVALGVPFAGLNLVGSRIFIGADDSWTPMVVRSGGALSNIAFSAVLIFGFDFGVAGAAIGTVLANVVVTATFAVAVVAGWLPGLGRLPVQISAFDSYFDGETLRQLVKIGLPVVGRNLVWTVAKFPMMAIVALFGPSVVAAYVVTRRIWGLMNTPGWGFGLASSSLVGQKLGSGDEQDAESYAHDVLIFSVATYTFAAVVVGLFAEPIVVAFLGDPTHDSVPVAVALVYVACVAIGPQGIKAAAAGPLDASGDTQWPFYSQVVGMFGAAIPLAYLGATTSLGLVGLSLTFVAETTIPAAINYYRFSTGRWKQISQSFGPDATPADD; from the coding sequence GTGTCTCGTCTGCCGAACCCAGTGCGGGGACTCATCCACGCTATCGGTCTGTTGCTCGTCCGTCTGGGCCTCCTCGACCCGGAACACGAGCGACGGACCACGGAGCTAGCGTGGCCGCGTATCCTCACCGGAGTGGCGCGGATGTCCAAGAGCGCCGTGGACGTGGCGATGGTCGGCGCGGCAGTCGGCCCGGTGGCCATCGCGGGCGTCGGGTTCGCCACGCCGTACTGGGGCGTCGCGTTCTCGCTCGGCGGCGGTTTCGCTGGCGGGACCATCGCACTCGTCTCCCAGAGCTACGGCGCGGAGGCGCGCGAGGAGTTAGAGCAAGCGATTCGGTCAAGCGTCGCGCTCGTCCTCGTGGTGACTCTGCCTGTCGCCGTCTTATTCTGGGCGTTCCCGACAGAACTCGTCGCGGTCATGACCGACGACCCCGAGACCGTCGCACTGGGTGCTGAGTACCTTCAAATCGTCGCGTTGGGTGTCCCGTTCGCTGGACTGAATCTGGTCGGCAGTCGAATCTTCATCGGCGCGGACGACTCGTGGACGCCGATGGTCGTCCGGTCGGGCGGCGCGCTCTCGAACATCGCGTTCAGTGCCGTCCTCATCTTCGGGTTCGATTTCGGTGTCGCTGGCGCGGCAATCGGGACGGTGCTGGCGAACGTTGTCGTCACTGCGACGTTCGCCGTCGCCGTCGTCGCCGGGTGGCTTCCGGGCCTCGGCAGACTCCCCGTGCAAATTTCGGCGTTCGATTCGTACTTCGACGGCGAAACCTTGCGCCAGTTGGTCAAAATCGGCCTCCCCGTCGTCGGTCGGAATCTGGTGTGGACCGTCGCGAAATTCCCCATGATGGCCATCGTCGCGCTGTTCGGTCCGAGCGTCGTCGCGGCGTACGTCGTCACCCGCCGAATCTGGGGCCTGATGAACACGCCCGGTTGGGGCTTCGGTCTCGCGTCCAGCAGCCTCGTCGGCCAGAAACTCGGCTCCGGCGACGAACAGGACGCCGAGTCGTACGCCCACGACGTCCTCATTTTCTCGGTGGCGACGTACACCTTCGCGGCAGTCGTCGTCGGACTCTTCGCAGAGCCAATCGTCGTCGCGTTCCTCGGCGACCCGACCCACGACTCCGTTCCGGTCGCGGTGGCGCTCGTCTACGTTGCCTGCGTCGCTATCGGCCCGCAGGGTATCAAGGCGGCCGCGGCGGGTCCGCTCGACGCGAGCGGTGACACCCAGTGGCCGTTCTACAGTCAGGTCGTCGGGATGTTCGGCGCGGCCATTCCGCTGGCGTATCTCGGCGCGACTACCTCGCTCGGACTCGTCGGCCTCTCGCTGACGTTCGTCGCCGAGACGACGATTCCCGCGGCTATCAACTACTATCGGTTCTCGACCGGCCGCTGGAAGCAGATTAGCCAGTCGTTCGGTCCGGACGCGACTCCGGCGGACGACTGA
- a CDS encoding ABC transporter permease, translating into MTWQDVARRDLRSVYRSRLGPAVAILTLAFTVGSVALMAYLSNGYRPDTDQAVLVLSSVLSFVVPLMALLSSYSAIVGERTTGSVRFLLGLPNSRAEAFLGKFVSRSVVVLAPLAAGMFGATVVVEGFYQGGSFAAVPVIALVSAILALLFVGFGLTASAMADTDTQAVSLAVGIYAVLRAGWPVAQWLGTRHLDYADPKPEWYFWFGRINPLNAYIRVTDVLRPEMYHPLITRTSELDSVILSPEFALVVLACWTISVPLVGLAYFRQRDML; encoded by the coding sequence ATGACGTGGCAGGACGTGGCCCGCCGTGACCTCCGGAGCGTCTATCGCTCCCGTCTCGGACCGGCCGTCGCCATCCTCACGCTCGCGTTCACCGTCGGCTCGGTCGCGCTCATGGCGTACCTCTCGAATGGGTATCGGCCCGACACGGACCAAGCCGTCTTGGTCCTCAGCTCGGTTCTCTCGTTCGTCGTCCCGTTGATGGCACTGTTGAGCAGTTATTCGGCCATCGTCGGTGAACGGACGACCGGGAGCGTTCGCTTCTTGTTGGGGCTCCCGAACTCGCGCGCAGAGGCCTTCCTCGGTAAGTTCGTGAGTCGTTCCGTCGTCGTTCTGGCACCGCTCGCTGCCGGGATGTTTGGTGCCACCGTCGTCGTCGAGGGGTTCTATCAGGGTGGGTCGTTCGCCGCCGTCCCGGTCATCGCACTCGTCTCCGCGATACTCGCCCTGTTGTTCGTCGGATTCGGACTGACCGCCTCCGCGATGGCGGACACGGACACACAGGCTGTCAGCCTCGCCGTCGGCATCTACGCCGTGTTGCGCGCCGGATGGCCCGTTGCTCAGTGGCTCGGAACGCGTCACTTGGACTACGCTGACCCGAAGCCTGAGTGGTACTTCTGGTTCGGACGGATCAACCCGCTGAACGCCTATATCCGCGTCACCGACGTACTCCGGCCTGAGATGTACCATCCGCTGATTACTCGGACGTCCGAACTCGACAGCGTGATACTCTCACCCGAGTTCGCGCTCGTGGTGCTCGCCTGCTGGACTATCTCCGTGCCGCTGGTCGGACTCGCCTACTTCCGACAGCGAGATATGTTGTAA
- a CDS encoding ABC transporter ATP-binding protein codes for MAAIELRSLQKQFGDFVALRGVDLTVEEGEVFGFLGPNGAGKSTTINIMLDFMQSSAGSALVFGRDAQKESREIRRRTGALLEGYGVYPRLTGREHVQHAIETKDASDDPDELLARVNLSADADRRAEEYSKGMAQRMAIAVALVGDPDLLVLDEPSTGLDPNGARTLRRIVSEEAADGTTVFFSSHVLEDVQAVADRVGILLDGRLEAEGSITELRRQLGAGTTLEVEVGYVPSGLVERLQNIEGVRNVTTDVSKIAVSCEGDGQTKLDALTTVADAGVFQDFAVREISLSDVFSEYTEAKR; via the coding sequence ATGGCCGCCATCGAACTCCGGTCCCTCCAGAAGCAGTTTGGCGACTTCGTCGCGCTCCGCGGCGTGGACCTCACCGTCGAGGAAGGCGAGGTGTTCGGATTCCTCGGCCCCAACGGTGCGGGGAAATCCACGACCATCAACATCATGCTCGACTTCATGCAGTCCTCCGCTGGGTCGGCGCTCGTCTTCGGACGCGACGCCCAGAAAGAGTCCCGCGAGATACGCCGCCGAACCGGTGCGTTGCTGGAAGGCTACGGCGTCTACCCGCGACTCACCGGGCGCGAACACGTCCAGCACGCTATCGAGACGAAAGACGCGAGCGACGACCCCGACGAACTGCTCGCCCGCGTAAACCTCTCGGCGGACGCGGACCGCCGCGCCGAAGAGTACTCGAAGGGGATGGCCCAGCGGATGGCAATCGCCGTCGCGCTCGTCGGCGACCCCGACCTACTCGTCCTCGACGAACCATCGACGGGACTCGACCCGAACGGCGCGCGAACGCTCCGGCGAATCGTCAGCGAGGAGGCCGCAGACGGCACGACCGTCTTCTTCTCCTCGCACGTGTTGGAAGACGTGCAGGCCGTCGCCGACCGCGTGGGCATCTTGCTGGACGGCCGCCTCGAAGCGGAGGGCAGTATCACCGAACTCCGTCGGCAACTCGGCGCGGGCACGACGCTCGAAGTCGAGGTGGGGTACGTTCCGAGCGGCTTGGTGGAACGCCTCCAAAATATCGAGGGCGTCCGAAACGTGACGACGGACGTGTCGAAAATCGCCGTCTCCTGTGAGGGCGACGGGCAGACGAAACTTGACGCGCTGACGACCGTCGCGGACGCTGGCGTCTTCCAAGACTTCGCAGTCCGGGAAATATCGCTGAGCGACGTGTTCTCCGAGTACACGGAGGCGAAGCGATGA